One Micromonospora sp. WMMD1120 genomic region harbors:
- a CDS encoding SAM-dependent DNA methyltransferase gives MAVDLMSYGEIALLAQVERPVVTTWRRRHPDFPAPIFGSGGQPLFPADAVLTWLLDRKLGNADADSLRAERAMHTLAAYAREHGGRRLMLSLGAALCLRHLAGRPLPADPLPLAERLDPEDEFLLTNLREAPALADLPGMVEQLIEGAYEASQAYQFLLGNCARFGWPELATDALTPHLVTLIRLAADVPGRLRTDGHLTVGDPYACAGDLLAALLVDQEPDALTFNAAQPDPELARLIRRRLLLAGVPEFNFAVLPDDLNDEFADVNAIVTRLPYQPAELCDPAEDLARISDIADRLGPGCTAVVVGPAASLVDALRDTDAIVKRANLLTSGLVEAVVRLPGGVFPARPGHSVALLTLTRDPVPDTQGRLLLADLSGGALDQRVVEAAAEDILLWRGEGHRRDGHDPRTGLVVPLDALDLRRGAALRPPGPASVTLRSRQAADRPALIGEVERRLTDAEQETIRYAEEHGALNTGAVQRDGSRPRELPLGALRTARRVRLLPGHRLSPEHAGPRGHHRVIGAAEVVAQSSKRWMDRLTLAAEYPHIALTEPGDLVVTVVPQFGVFLDEDGFSVIEFPARGLRISPGDALTPRVLKVLLDTARNTARSPGAVHGPRLRDVTIPDLSRDEAVRLDEVLRRLDERERLLRRQAALLAELRELAVAGFADGTLTTLYGTNS, from the coding sequence GTGGCCGTCGACCTGATGTCGTACGGTGAGATTGCCCTGTTGGCGCAGGTTGAGCGCCCGGTGGTGACGACCTGGCGGCGCCGGCACCCCGACTTCCCCGCCCCGATCTTCGGCAGCGGCGGTCAGCCGCTCTTCCCCGCCGACGCCGTCCTCACCTGGCTGCTGGACCGCAAGCTCGGCAACGCCGACGCCGACAGCTTGCGCGCCGAACGCGCGATGCACACCCTGGCCGCGTACGCCCGTGAGCACGGCGGTCGTCGTCTGATGCTGTCCCTGGGTGCCGCCCTCTGCCTGCGTCACCTCGCCGGAAGGCCACTGCCGGCCGACCCGCTGCCGCTGGCCGAGCGTCTCGACCCCGAGGACGAGTTCCTGCTCACCAACCTGCGGGAGGCCCCGGCGTTGGCCGATCTTCCGGGGATGGTCGAGCAGTTGATCGAGGGTGCCTACGAAGCGAGCCAGGCTTACCAGTTCCTGCTCGGCAACTGTGCTCGCTTCGGTTGGCCAGAACTGGCCACCGACGCGCTCACTCCCCATCTGGTCACGCTGATCCGGCTCGCCGCCGACGTGCCGGGCCGGTTGCGCACCGACGGCCACCTGACGGTTGGTGACCCTTACGCATGCGCCGGCGATCTCCTCGCCGCGCTGCTGGTCGATCAGGAGCCGGACGCGTTGACCTTCAACGCCGCACAGCCGGACCCGGAGTTGGCCCGCCTGATCCGCCGCCGCCTGCTGCTGGCCGGCGTGCCCGAGTTCAACTTCGCAGTGCTCCCGGACGACCTGAACGACGAGTTCGCCGACGTGAACGCGATCGTCACCAGGCTTCCCTACCAGCCCGCCGAGCTCTGCGACCCAGCCGAGGATCTCGCCAGGATCAGCGACATCGCCGATCGGCTCGGCCCCGGCTGCACCGCCGTCGTCGTCGGCCCCGCCGCGAGTCTGGTCGACGCCCTACGCGACACCGACGCGATCGTCAAGCGGGCGAACCTGCTGACCAGTGGCCTCGTCGAGGCCGTGGTGCGGCTCCCCGGCGGTGTCTTTCCGGCCCGCCCTGGCCACTCCGTCGCGCTCTTGACGCTGACCCGCGATCCCGTCCCGGATACCCAGGGCCGCCTGCTGCTGGCCGACCTCAGCGGAGGCGCCCTGGATCAGCGCGTGGTGGAGGCCGCGGCCGAAGACATACTGTTGTGGCGCGGCGAGGGACACCGGCGTGACGGCCACGACCCTCGAACGGGCCTGGTCGTCCCGCTCGACGCCCTCGATCTGCGCCGCGGCGCGGCGCTGCGGCCGCCAGGCCCGGCCTCGGTGACCCTGCGTTCTCGGCAGGCCGCTGATCGGCCCGCGCTTATCGGTGAGGTCGAGCGCCGTCTCACCGACGCCGAGCAAGAGACGATTCGGTACGCCGAGGAGCACGGTGCCCTGAACACCGGGGCGGTGCAGCGTGACGGAAGCCGGCCGAGGGAGCTGCCCCTCGGCGCACTGCGCACGGCTCGCCGGGTCCGTCTCCTCCCGGGGCACCGCCTGTCACCCGAGCACGCCGGGCCGCGCGGTCACCATCGGGTCATCGGCGCGGCGGAGGTGGTCGCACAATCGTCGAAGCGCTGGATGGACCGGCTCACGCTGGCCGCCGAATACCCACACATCGCCCTCACGGAACCGGGTGACCTCGTGGTCACGGTCGTGCCCCAGTTCGGCGTCTTCCTCGACGAGGACGGCTTCTCGGTAATTGAGTTTCCGGCCCGTGGTCTGCGCATCTCCCCCGGCGACGCCCTCACCCCGCGGGTGCTGAAAGTGCTGCTGGACACCGCCCGCAACACCGCACGTAGCCCCGGTGCGGTGCACGGCCCACGGCTGCGCGACGTGACGATTCCCGACCTGAGCCGGGACGAGGCGGTCCGCCTGGACGAGGTGCTGCGCCGCCTCGACGAACGCGAGCGCCTACTCCGGCGGCAGGCCGCCCTCCTCGCCGAACTGCGCGAACTCGCCGTAGCCGGCTTCGCCGACGGCACCCTCACCACTCTGTACGGTACGAACTCCTGA
- a CDS encoding class I SAM-dependent DNA methyltransferase: MSSTKQIQDILWKAADKLRGSMDAAQYKEFVLGLVFLKYVSDAFAERREQIADSLSDIPENRRAEFLDERDEYTSANVFWVPENARWDYLVENAPSGVGELLDDAMDVIMRENPALTGVLPKIFNRDNVDQKRLKELVDLISDARFTGHGDRKAQDVLGETYEYFLERFARAEGKRAGEFYTPSSVVRILVEVLEPYEGRVYDPCCGSGGMFVQSKKFVEARAGRDHAHDIAVYGQEANERTWRLAKMNLAIHGMDPVGIGDRWADTFADDKHPDRRVDFVMANPPFNMSDWARRETDPRWRYGTPPQSNANYAWLQHILFKLGDRGSAGVVLANGSMSSKQSGEGDIRRAMVEADVVACMVALPPNLFRTTAIPACLWFLTKDKSPQGAKALADRRGEILFIDARALGTMVDRTERVLTDDDIAKIADTYHAWRGTKSAKTKGQTYEDVPGFCYSAKLDEVAARDHVLTPGRYVGAAEAEEDPDAEPLADRIERLTKELYAHFDESARLEAVLRVRLGEVTR, from the coding sequence ATGTCCAGCACCAAGCAGATCCAGGACATCCTGTGGAAGGCCGCCGACAAGCTGCGCGGCTCCATGGACGCCGCGCAGTACAAGGAGTTCGTCCTCGGCCTGGTCTTCCTCAAGTACGTCTCCGACGCGTTCGCCGAGCGCCGCGAGCAGATCGCCGACAGCCTCTCCGACATCCCGGAGAACCGCCGCGCCGAGTTCCTCGACGAACGTGACGAGTACACCAGCGCGAATGTCTTCTGGGTTCCGGAGAACGCCCGCTGGGACTACCTGGTGGAGAACGCGCCCAGCGGCGTCGGAGAGCTGCTCGATGACGCCATGGACGTGATCATGCGGGAAAACCCGGCGCTGACCGGCGTCCTCCCGAAGATCTTCAACCGGGACAACGTCGACCAGAAGCGGTTGAAGGAGCTCGTCGACCTGATCAGCGACGCCCGCTTCACCGGCCACGGCGACCGGAAGGCACAGGACGTCCTCGGCGAGACGTACGAGTACTTCCTGGAGCGCTTCGCCCGCGCCGAGGGCAAGCGGGCCGGCGAGTTCTACACCCCGTCCAGCGTCGTGCGAATTCTGGTCGAGGTGCTGGAGCCCTACGAGGGCCGGGTCTACGACCCGTGCTGCGGGTCCGGCGGCATGTTCGTGCAGTCCAAGAAGTTCGTCGAGGCACGGGCCGGCCGCGACCACGCCCACGACATCGCCGTCTACGGGCAGGAAGCCAACGAGCGCACGTGGCGGCTGGCGAAGATGAACCTCGCCATCCACGGCATGGATCCGGTCGGCATCGGCGACCGCTGGGCCGACACGTTCGCCGACGACAAGCACCCGGACCGGCGGGTCGACTTCGTCATGGCGAACCCGCCGTTCAACATGAGCGACTGGGCACGCCGCGAGACCGATCCGCGTTGGCGCTACGGCACGCCGCCGCAGAGCAACGCCAACTACGCCTGGCTCCAGCACATCCTTTTCAAGCTGGGCGACCGTGGCAGTGCGGGCGTCGTCCTCGCCAACGGCTCGATGTCCTCCAAGCAGTCCGGCGAGGGCGACATCCGCCGGGCGATGGTGGAGGCGGACGTGGTGGCCTGCATGGTCGCTCTCCCGCCGAACCTGTTCCGCACCACCGCGATCCCCGCCTGCCTGTGGTTCCTGACCAAGGACAAGAGCCCGCAAGGCGCGAAGGCGCTGGCCGACCGGCGCGGCGAGATCCTCTTCATCGACGCCCGCGCCCTCGGCACCATGGTCGACCGCACCGAACGCGTCCTCACCGACGACGACATCGCCAAGATTGCCGACACCTACCACGCCTGGCGCGGCACCAAGTCCGCCAAGACCAAGGGCCAGACGTACGAGGATGTGCCCGGCTTCTGCTACTCCGCGAAGCTCGACGAGGTGGCCGCGCGCGACCACGTGCTGACCCCCGGCCGTTACGTCGGTGCCGCCGAAGCCGAAGAGGACCCGGACGCCGAGCCGCTCGCCGACCGTATCGAACGCCTCACCAAGGAGCTGTACGCCCACTTCGACGAGTCGGCTCGTCTTGAAGCTGTTCTTCGCGTTCGCCTCGGCGAGGTAACGCGGTGA
- a CDS encoding restriction endonuclease subunit S, which produces MIFAEFQELFAAPLRNGVSYPSATRGSGVPMVNMGEAFKYDVIADQECERVPLSASERQRYLLEEGDLLFVRQSLKFEGAGRCIYIAAGSEPRTWESHLMRVRLDPTRANPRYYYYYFRSALGRELIEPIIHQVAAAGIRGSDLSRLQVPIPRLQDQHIIISVLTALDDKIAVNDRIATTVDQFCAALFENIVARNSIGTIELGEIAAVNTKSVKPITGGSLRYIDIASVGDGRFNWPELTSWDEAPARARRGISPGDTIWSTVRPNRRSRALVLDEDPLLVASTGFAVITPRSVGPAFLYESARRDEFVLYLESVAEGSAYPAVRAEKFLTVPVPIAMDEHRDRFEVLAFQARLRAHAAVRENRVLVELRDRLLPELMSGRLRVRDAEKAVEEAV; this is translated from the coding sequence GTGATATTCGCCGAGTTCCAGGAACTTTTCGCGGCTCCGCTGCGGAACGGCGTTAGCTATCCGTCGGCAACGCGAGGAAGCGGCGTCCCTATGGTGAACATGGGAGAGGCCTTCAAGTACGACGTCATCGCCGATCAAGAGTGTGAGCGCGTTCCTCTATCCGCCTCAGAGCGACAACGGTACCTCTTGGAGGAGGGTGACCTGCTCTTCGTGCGGCAATCGCTGAAATTTGAAGGTGCCGGAAGGTGCATCTACATTGCAGCAGGTTCCGAGCCGCGCACATGGGAAAGTCATTTGATGCGCGTCCGACTCGACCCCACAAGGGCGAATCCTCGCTACTACTACTACTACTTCCGATCTGCGCTTGGCCGCGAATTGATAGAACCGATCATCCACCAAGTCGCCGCTGCCGGCATCCGGGGAAGCGATCTGTCGCGACTACAGGTGCCGATTCCACGTCTGCAGGATCAGCACATAATAATCTCCGTTCTCACCGCCCTGGATGACAAGATTGCGGTCAACGACCGCATCGCGACAACGGTCGATCAATTCTGCGCAGCGCTCTTCGAGAACATCGTTGCAAGAAACAGCATCGGCACCATTGAGCTGGGCGAAATTGCGGCTGTTAACACGAAATCTGTCAAACCAATTACAGGCGGAAGCCTGCGATATATAGATATCGCAAGCGTCGGCGACGGCAGATTTAATTGGCCAGAACTCACCTCTTGGGATGAGGCGCCCGCTCGGGCCCGACGGGGGATTTCGCCAGGCGACACTATCTGGTCCACCGTTCGACCGAACCGCCGGTCCCGCGCTCTCGTGCTCGACGAGGACCCGCTACTCGTCGCCTCCACGGGGTTCGCAGTCATCACTCCCCGCAGCGTTGGTCCCGCATTTCTTTACGAGAGCGCCAGGAGAGACGAGTTCGTCTTATACCTCGAAAGCGTTGCTGAGGGTAGCGCGTATCCAGCGGTACGTGCCGAAAAATTCTTAACCGTACCGGTTCCGATAGCGATGGACGAACACCGGGACAGATTTGAGGTCCTTGCATTTCAGGCCAGGCTACGCGCGCATGCTGCCGTGCGGGAGAACCGGGTTCTGGTAGAGCTACGGGACAGGCTGCTGCCGGAGCTGATGTCGGGGCGGTTGCGGGTCAGGGACGCCGAGAAGGCAGTAGAAGAAGCGGTTTAG